The proteins below are encoded in one region of Methanomassiliicoccus luminyensis B10:
- a CDS encoding cation diffusion facilitator family transporter codes for MVAAIASNLIIAIIKFIAAAFTGSSAMISEGIHSVVDTGNGGLLLLGLKDADKPADEEHPFGHGKSLYFWTNIVAISIFGIGGGMSLYEGITHVTSVGEHTVLGDPTAAYIVLAIALVVEGASFTIAVRQFMKAKGKMRAGEFIRRSKDPSLYAVVFEDSAAMLGLVFAFLGIFLGHLFNNPYLDGVASIAIGLLLMSVAWFLASRTKGLLVGEGVNPDELADIRRRVESDPTVRRAGDILTMYLGPHDLLINMGVCFADGATDQEMHASIRRIETDLRAAYPETKRVYIEAESLANLTVCPR; via the coding sequence GTGGTAGCGGCCATCGCGAGCAACCTCATCATAGCGATCATAAAGTTCATCGCGGCGGCGTTCACCGGCTCATCGGCCATGATCTCCGAGGGCATACACTCGGTCGTGGACACCGGCAACGGCGGCCTCCTGCTGCTGGGGCTGAAGGACGCCGATAAGCCTGCTGACGAGGAGCACCCCTTCGGCCACGGCAAATCGCTGTACTTCTGGACAAATATCGTGGCCATCTCCATCTTCGGCATCGGCGGCGGCATGTCCCTCTATGAGGGCATCACCCATGTCACCTCAGTAGGTGAGCATACCGTCCTGGGCGACCCCACCGCAGCATACATAGTGCTCGCCATCGCGCTGGTAGTGGAAGGAGCGTCGTTCACCATCGCCGTCAGGCAGTTCATGAAGGCCAAAGGGAAGATGCGCGCGGGGGAGTTCATCCGGCGCTCCAAGGACCCCAGCCTCTACGCGGTGGTGTTCGAGGACAGCGCGGCCATGCTCGGCCTGGTGTTCGCGTTCCTGGGCATCTTCCTGGGCCACCTCTTCAACAACCCGTACCTTGATGGGGTAGCGTCCATCGCCATCGGTCTGCTGCTCATGAGCGTAGCCTGGTTCCTCGCTTCGCGTACCAAGGGGCTGTTGGTAGGAGAGGGCGTGAACCCGGACGAGCTGGCGGACATCCGGCGGAGAGTGGAGTCGGACCCGACGGTGCGGCGGGCCGGGGACATCCTCACGATGTACCTTGGTCCCCACGACCTCCTGATCAACATGGGGGTCTGCTTCGCCGACGGTGCCACCGACCAGGAGATGCACGCATCCATCCGCCGCATCGAGACCGACCTGCGCGCGGCGTACCCGGAAACGAAGCGCGTCTACATTGAGGCGGAGTCCCTGGCGAATCTGACCGTGTGCCCCCGATGA
- a CDS encoding AAA family ATPase, with protein sequence MDREDEIKRLLILVEGVQNGAASNSVIAGLRRTGKTSVLYQISEHLDSNKKIIPVIVNCYGIASKPRLARILIDSVIDSYVKKTGDKAYLRRFKIIVDEAAKAASERVSEVSLRDFTVKLREKDVDEVALLEDALRFAETLAGEKEVYFLIMFDEFQDIIRWGEGTLKRMRTVIQSQSRVCYIFAGSATTIMHELVYDTRSPFYRQLVEVPIGKLREEVVHSFLEKRLGSVGIKASNAVSSRIVTLSEGFPDYVQRLGLELYLSVGPGGSLTEADVNKVYEDMLIGLDGEFETYFSSFSPLEREILIALSLGMEKPSEIAREVRKPIVNISKTLKLLLNCGVLERPRTGYYRMSDPVFFDWVHQRFKTIN encoded by the coding sequence GTGGACCGGGAGGACGAGATAAAGCGACTATTGATCTTGGTCGAGGGGGTGCAGAACGGAGCTGCCAGCAATTCCGTCATCGCTGGGTTGAGACGAACAGGCAAAACATCGGTGCTATACCAGATCTCCGAACATTTGGACTCGAACAAGAAGATCATCCCGGTAATCGTGAACTGCTACGGTATCGCCTCGAAACCGCGGCTTGCTAGGATCCTCATCGACAGCGTCATTGATAGCTATGTAAAGAAGACGGGAGACAAAGCCTATCTCCGCAGGTTCAAGATCATCGTGGATGAGGCGGCCAAAGCGGCCTCCGAAAGAGTGAGCGAGGTCTCGCTCCGGGACTTCACCGTCAAGCTGAGGGAGAAGGATGTCGACGAGGTCGCCCTCCTGGAGGACGCGCTGCGATTCGCTGAAACGCTGGCTGGCGAGAAGGAAGTTTATTTCCTCATAATGTTCGACGAGTTCCAGGACATCATCCGGTGGGGAGAGGGAACGCTGAAAAGGATGCGCACGGTCATACAGTCCCAGAGCAGGGTCTGCTACATATTCGCCGGTTCGGCCACCACCATAATGCACGAGCTGGTCTATGACACCCGCTCACCCTTCTACCGTCAGCTTGTCGAAGTACCGATCGGGAAGCTCCGGGAAGAGGTCGTCCATTCCTTCCTGGAGAAGCGGCTCGGCTCGGTGGGCATCAAGGCCAGCAACGCAGTGTCGTCCAGGATCGTGACGCTGTCGGAGGGGTTCCCCGATTACGTCCAGCGTCTGGGGTTGGAGCTCTATCTTTCCGTGGGTCCCGGCGGTTCGCTCACCGAGGCGGACGTCAACAAGGTGTACGAGGACATGCTCATCGGCCTGGACGGCGAGTTCGAAACGTATTTCAGCTCCTTTTCCCCGCTGGAGAGGGAGATACTGATCGCCCTGTCCCTCGGCATGGAGAAGCCGAGCGAGATCGCCCGGGAGGTCAGGAAGCCCATTGTGAACATCTCTAAGACCCTGAAGCTGCTGCTGAACTGCGGGGTCCTGGAGAGGCCTCGCACCGGATACTACAGGATGTCCGACCCAGTGTTCTTTGATTGGGTGCACCAGCGGTTCAAGACGATCAATTGA
- a CDS encoding RNA-guided endonuclease InsQ/TnpB family protein, translated as MFEKVNHIELDKEYAHVMVTVNELPICEVEQWVGIDLNSTGHVAVVANPSTGKVQKYGKEVPHIHKKYSKMRNNLNNEGYPKVAKEKIRNKENRISKDLNHKISREIVNNAAQQGCGIKMERLSDIRTTARTSKSTRASLHSWSFYQIQMMIEHKAKLRGVPVAYVDPAYTSQQCSRCGRIGNRNGKDFSCPHCGHVDHADVNASFNIALRPPLGEGNGRLHADRDACKGRIDTPQ; from the coding sequence TTGTTCGAGAAGGTAAACCATATAGAACTGGACAAAGAATACGCGCACGTTATGGTTACGGTCAACGAGCTGCCGATATGCGAGGTCGAGCAGTGGGTCGGTATCGATCTAAACTCAACCGGACACGTCGCCGTTGTAGCTAACCCATCCACGGGTAAGGTCCAGAAGTACGGCAAGGAAGTGCCGCACATCCACAAGAAGTACTCCAAGATGCGGAATAACCTCAACAACGAAGGCTACCCTAAAGTAGCCAAGGAGAAGATAAGGAATAAGGAGAATAGGATATCCAAGGATTTGAACCACAAAATCTCAAGAGAAATTGTGAACAATGCAGCTCAGCAAGGGTGCGGTATAAAAATGGAACGGCTGAGCGACATACGAACGACCGCACGCACATCCAAATCGACCAGGGCCTCGCTGCACAGTTGGTCGTTCTATCAGATACAAATGATGATAGAACATAAAGCCAAGCTGCGCGGGGTACCGGTCGCCTACGTTGACCCTGCTTACACCAGCCAACAGTGCTCACGCTGTGGCAGGATAGGTAACAGGAACGGCAAGGATTTCTCGTGTCCCCATTGCGGGCACGTTGACCACGCTGACGTGAACGCGTCATTCAACATCGCGCTGCGTCCTCCTCTGGGAGAAGGTAATGGTCGATTGCATGCAGACAGGGATGCATGCAAAGGGCGCATTGATACCCCTCAGTAA